In Biomphalaria glabrata chromosome 8, xgBioGlab47.1, whole genome shotgun sequence, the genomic window AGAGACTAGTTCATGAACTGAGGATataaataacaatagatacaatAGAGACACATCTGAACATATGGAGACTAGCTCTTGAACTGAGGATATAAATAACAATAGAGACACATCTGAACATATGGAGACTAGCTCTTGAACTGAGGATATAAATAACAATAGAGACACATCTGAACATATGGAGATTAGCTCTTGAACTAAGGATATAAATAACAATAGAGACAATAGATACGAATGTATAGTACTTCTACTATTCTAAAGAAATGCCCAAAACTTATTAaataggcaaaaaaaaacatgaataaaatcttaaaaccactgaattatataaaataagaaagtttaaaaaaataaaataaacattcatgTAAATACCTTTTTCTGGTTGGTCAGTGATTTCAGCAGAAGTTAAGTCACTGTGAAAAAATTCAAAGCATCAATGTGATTGaaaagttatataaaaaatattgaaaggatACATAAAAGTTGACACTAGTAGACATGTCTTAGTAGACTTTTTCATAGATATTCATCTTCCCTTCTTATATATACCACTAGCCAGATATGACCCATGGCCTGCGGgtcttagtttgggtattactgatttaCTGGATTGAATTTAAACCTGACAAACTTGGAGAATGTTCCtttcacaattttttaaaattttgacacgaaaatgaaagtagagtaTGACAATAGGTTTACAAATTCAGCAGACatatttatatcaaatatttaatactgtgaaaacgggtttacccaatttgttaaaaggttttgtttttaatagagatacaattaggtactcTGTCTATTTTGAGGGCCCTTCAGTTGTGGGATCGGCATTAAACATGCACTATGGTCTcagccatgatctaaggaacatttacaccaagttttatcaagatggTCTAACGCTGTGGTTTTCATTtgaaatagtaaaataatatttcagtaaatttttaaaactaaaggtTGAGAATAccttaaaacaagacatttgACGAACAAATTTGTTTTCATCATTATGCTTAATATGTACAGGAAAAAGATGTGTCGAAGATTATTGATTTATTCTACATTTGTTTTGAAACAATTTTTGAGTCTTAATGtcctatttttgtttacataattCACAAAGCATATTTTGTGTATTCAAAAAGATAAAAACCAAACCTAATAATTTGATCTTCTGGAACTTTAGGGTCATAGATGCGAATATTTGCTCCTTCCTCCAGGAGATACTTGGAGACATAGATTGCTGCAGACTCCCTGAAGAAAGAAGAACATAACAACTGAGAAACACTTTCCATAGAGTTCAATGTCTGTTTCCAAGCTAAACTTCTTAACTCTATCAGTCCGGCGTTACTCTCAGCGAGTAAGTTTGCTAGCGCTGGTGAGTGCGGCATTACTCTCAGTGAGTAACTTggtttataatttatttcactatcttttttatgttaaactttttatttctctctttttttttaacttcattgTCATTGTTCTTTATTTTGATAGTAAATTCCATgcattacaaaaattttttaaaaaaaaagataacattatgttaatggttcctcttttttactttatttcccGGGAcccgaaaaatgtaaataattcaaTTTCTTAatgcatttgttcatcttttaagaaatttaaagtgattaaatgtgtttattattgtgattttttaatatttatagattaaatgtttaattaaaaggtTAAATCCTTCAGTATATcgattttttaatgaattttaaaaatattttatttttttgtactcagtttaaaattaataaaacaatattttgtttgaataatttatttgatttactatacttttgtagcccattcattttcctttaaaataaaatcgaatatgttagattattgaataaaatataaaagttatagCAAAAAAAtttgcactgaaagagttaatgtcTGGATAGCTTGGGGCAGGAGTATAAAGCTTCTTAAACTTACTAAGTccacatcacaaatgaagagattagaaagagaATGGGGTGTCTGGATGATCATTGtttaaatgtacttaaaaacaaaagtgaacgacctgaattcaaacttgtggGCTAAATCCTGATCAGGCATCTCAAGCCAATATGGTAGCCACTCTACTAGCAAAgggtctatgaacatggaagattgtagagttatctatttttttctatttcctgtttgtgttcactacacctcagacgacaatctataaaggggactaattaagcttataccatcacttcagtcaagtacaatttctttcccttgttatagataccaaacaaaataatttattcccaaatgttaattaactaattcattacttttaaaaaattgttccttgtgttgtcaggtaaaggaaataattgtgcaaaatttcagcttgatccaagaatgggagtaaaaaaaaagcgtgaacaaacttttggctagacagacagacagacatggtgagttgaaataagctttgtaaaactatATTGAGTGACCCAACTTATTCTCAATGGAGAGAACTACTTTTACCTTGTATCACCAGTGTCCTTTTTGAATGCAAAGCCCAGGATGGCAATACGTTTACTTGTGACAGTGTTGAACAGACTGTCCACTATCCTTTTTGTAAAACGTTTTCTCTGGTAATCATTAATGTCTATCACCTGACCAGGGATAAGAGAAATAgggtagaaaaataaaataaataaatgatttgtACAAAATCCCTAAATCAATCTCTACAGCCTTCAAAAGAAGTCACATGAATCTATTAAATGTCAGGCAAGAGATACTCTCCCTTGCTgaataataaatcaataaaaagacaGTGAGAGCATCAAGAGATCAAACCACACAAGTGACAGTCCACATTTTGACTGACCTAACTTAGGAGACAGTATATTCTACCCTAGAGCCCAGAGAtgctgtttttttctttcctacTAGACACAAGTGTAATTCAtttaaaccaggggttctcaacctgtggttcacgacccacttgggggtcgcttgacaatttgccaggggtcgcctaagaccatcgaaaaaatggattgttttttgtccattcttctattgctgtgtgtgtgagcaGGGGAGGGGGTCGCAGCAGAgctggggattgtaaaaagggtcgccgagcttaaaaggttgagaaccgctgatttaaaCATTacttaattatattttcttaacaCACCCAAAGTAGGGAAAGACACTGAaaaacaaacatctataaaatataaaccattgtctttgattctgaaggttaaggatgagtgcagtatttcaaatGATCTTCCAAACCGAGCTGCGACCTGAATATTTTGCCACGCCTAAAGCAGACAAAGCCATGGTCTgcaaaaggggggtgggggctaTTTATGATTTCTTTTCATCTTCTGTCCCTATCTTCCTCAAAGGGGTTTTATTTGGGACTCAAATGTATGCCCCgtgagagctctccatataAGGTGAATATAAAAACTGAGCTAGTGTAATGCTGACAATgcttataaagaaaaaaaaaacatagctacaatacattacttttataattaagttacaaaaaaaaaaaagtatgtggcAAGCAGAAAGGGAGGGTGAACAAAATCAATACCAGATAGAGACACAATAAAAATCTACACGATGGCTAGGATATCCAACCAACCTGTTGCCAGTAGGCTGCCACCTCGGGTAAATTTAAACACTCACACAAATATACCATGTTGAGCACATCTTTCTGAAAGCAGCTTCCCCCAAAACCTGCGGAAGTACAAGGTTCACATTTTAACATCAGAAATACGTGAGCCTGTATCATCATACATTTCAGAGATGTATAGTGATATGTACCATTCTTTTACACAAGAAATaagaaaatttatattttatatgagCCAAAGTAAAGGAGAGTTCCCCTTAataccttgtgatctatgagggtagatgaaaaaaaaactgtgtggCTAGCAGAACCAATAATAACACTTATGTCCTCAATGTATGTTAGGGTGTATGTTAGGTGCCTCGATGTATGTTAGGTGCCTCGATGCATGTTAGGTGCCTCGATGTATGTTAGGTGCCTCGATGTATGTTAGGTGCCTCGATGTATGTTAGGTGCCTCAATGTATGTTAGGTACCTCGATGTATGTTAGGTGCCTCGATGTATTTAGTTGCCTCGATGCATGTTAGTTGCCTCGATGAATGTTAGGTGCCTAATGTATGTTAGGTGCCTAATGTATGTTAGGTGCCTCGATGTATGTTAGGTGCCTTGATGCATTTAGGTGCCTCGATGCATGTTAGGTGCCTCGATGCATGTAAGGTGCCTCAATGTATGTTAGGTGCCTCAATGAATGTTAGGTGCCTCAAAGTATGTTAGGTGCCTCAATGTATGTTAGGTGCCTGTTAAAGTTCGGTTAAAGTTGGGTGGCAGCATGTAAAGTCTAGATGCGACTAAATGGCACCCAACGGCATTGGATTATCTGGGCCATCAGGTGTCACCTAGCAAACACAGAGCACTGTTGTGCATGTAGAGTtcactggtcatccactgcccccccccccccccccaaaccagaTCCAGTAGTCTGGACCTTGTTCTCCCACTGGAAGCAGCTGGCAAAGGACAAGAAAGTGACACAGCACAAATTTTCCTCACTTTAATCAATTTTCATCCCACAAGTCATCTCATTTCATCTCCCTGTTGGATGGGCTCACTGcgtcaccaggatttgaattcAGGACCCCTGGGTTCAAAAgacaagcactttaccactagGCCATCACACCCTCTCATATGCTATTTCAAAAAGTTTCTGGAAAGAATTGTATTCGAAACTTTTTTGAAGAGAGCGTGTCAAagtcttcaatttttttttttaaaacagtatcTGTAAAAGTTAccctgtttttgttttcattataaaTAGATTCCACTATAAGCTTACCAACACAAATCTCCCTCCATTCAACCAATTTCGTCCCACAAGCCACAACCTCATCTCCCATCTCTCTTCACCAGGCCACCACGCtccaataaattattttaaaaactttagggaaagcatttcatttaaaactttcaatttgtttttttcaaacagtATTTGTAAAAAGACACCCTGTTTATGTTTTCATTGTAACTAGATTCCACTATGAGCTTACCAACactagcttttaaaaactttggcCCAATCCTTGAGTCTGTCCCTACAGCGTGAGCCACCTCCTCGACATCGGCTCCTGTTGCTTCACAGATAGCAGACATGGCGTTGATGCTGGAGATTCTTTGAGCAAGAAATGCATTGGCAGCCTGAGTAATACCAACAATAGTCAAATGAGTTGAAAACAGTAATCAAATCAAATTGTATAGACCTGAGCTATGTAGaaagaaatgaccatgccaaacaaactggacagtgatgaattcctcccccgcaaagagcaatctacattcttccaactaagaacaggacacacacctctgttaaattaacCACCTTAACAAAATTAATCCCACAAAATTCCCCTTTTGTAGACACTGTGCCACCCTGAGACACCGTAAACCATAGCCTCTTTAAATGCCCCATCCTAATCCACCTTAAGCAGACTgtactaccactccagcccaacataaccaacaccctgtacagcagtactgaacaactgaagaaaacagcacactttttttccttggcacagtctgcaaaagacctcacagctcagcagcaaaaagcaggctagaagaagaagaagaaaaagaagaagaagaatagacTTAGAATCACATATAACTGCAAAGTATCTTCAACACTGTAGTATATAAAAGGAAGGCTGTGCATTGCCAGAGTTCATGGCGATCTGAAATAGACACAAGAGATTTAAAGATACTCTAAAAAAATCCCTAAAGGCACGGAGCTTTGAGTTTTGGTGTTTCAAGCTATGAGGCAGAGAGAATAGCTATCAGTAAAGAACAATTAAGCAAACtttgagcaaaaaaaaagtcaatactGCAACAGACCCAACCACTCTTCTTATCTATCTTGTCTTGTGCGTGGTCAGCTTTTGAAAGATTGAGCTATAGGGCTCATCTTCTACCACATAATACATAAAATGCTAAACGGTAGCTTGACCTAATAGTAGGCTAATAGCAGTGGGATGTTCAAACAATACTCTACTCTCAGAGTtgaccaaataaaaataaaaaggcagGAAAATTGATggacaaacttaaaaaaaacaaaacatcattcAGATCACAAAGGacatgtgttaaaaaaaaaaaagaataaattatttttaaaaaattgtaaataatgacaagtacattttaaaatgtcaaactagatctaggtggTTTCATTTTGGACCTACCAATTTGGACAACTCAGAGGACCAGGTGTTCATGGTGATGATGTTCTGTGAGGGCACCCAGTGTCTGTACACCCAGGACAAGCCCTCCATGGCCTCGACACCTTCCACACTTTGGTCACCACCTATGAGCACACGGTCTGGTTTTAATAGGTCAGCAATAGCCGTGCCTTCTGCTAGAAACTCCGGGTTGGATAACACCTGGGAAAgagtaaacataaaatattttctttattgataatttaaagatttaaagaaaaaaagattcattTTCATCTGATTCACTCACCTGATCTCATCTGATTTACTCATCTGATTCACTCACTGATCTCATCTGATTCATGCACCTGATCTCATCTGACTCACTCACCAGATCTCCTCTGATTCATTAAGCTGATTCACTCACCTGATATTTAACTCCAGGTTTTACATTGGCTGACAAAATATTAGCGATACTTTCAGCAGCTTTCACAGGGACTGTACTCTTCTCCACCACAATCTTAGAGTTCTGTGCCACTTCTGCTATTCTCCTGGCAGCAGATTCAATGTACTTCAAGTCTGCTGCCCTTCCCTTTTCAACAGAAGATAAAAATGTTACATTCATTTAAAGTGCAATTCAGTTTTTCTCATTTCTAAGAGTGAAACCAGCAAAATATTGTCTGGAAAggtgaagtttttttttgttttttttttgttaattagaaagaaaaagaaactagaTTTTAAAGATATACTTTTCAAAAAGAAGTATGACCAGATAAGCCATTAAATCTAGAGCCTACAATGTGACACTTCTCATCCAGTATGACAATCCTCCACTCTGTACTACTCTATTAAGATCCTCATGGTGCTAAGCTGTGAGTCTTGGAGTCACGAgatatgaagcaagaagagtggccagcgtGAATGAGCgctgaaccaacaaaaagctgagagaagaagcaggcctatctgcaactgaccaaaccaacccatgccacatatgtggcggctttttaaagcgaggattggactttacagtcatctttgagttcataggatatgagaaatgtgctcatcttcgatcacgaaggaggagctatatattaCAATCTTTAACGTTTAGTTACAGCAAAGCCTCAGTCTAAAGCCTCACTTTTCCCAGTCCAAATGTTTTTGTGGGTGTGTTCACACATATGAAGATGAGCTCCGCCTCCCTGATCCCTTTGTCTACATCTGTGGAGAAGAAGAGATTCTTGCCTCGACAGGATTTCACTACTTCATCCAGCTGGGGCTGTAACAAATGTATGCAAAATTCATTTACCATgattaaaattgttcattttaGATAGAAACCTGAACCTAATATTGTCATTTTAGTTTCACAAAAAGTAAACCAACAATTTCACTcaagataaacaaaataaagtacCAGTGATAAATTTATTTAGAACTGTAGTTGTTCTTATTGTTAAACATTATGCTAAATTTAAATCAATGtcctatttataaaatattcaacttttattaattctaaatataatttttttttttggtctcaattttttttattacattgctTCACAAGATGcatcattgaaaaagaaaaggttATCTTAGAGATTATCAATACTCAAAGAGACAAAGGGATAaagaaaaaactatttattcGTCCATATCGTGTTTAAGAACTTTTTCTTTCCTTAAAGTATGGACTGGGTTATAGCCTGAATGGACCAgagaaacaacaaaagaaatgaaattttgGAGTTTAGTTCTCTAACTGGTAGGAAATTGAAATCTCTGACAAATTTTGCTAGGCAAGACCTCTTCTAGAgccaaaacaaattttaaaatgaaaattattgtAAGGCAATGTTTGGCAGTCCCACTTCCTCTCCAATCAAACAGGCATGTAATACATGTTTCTTTAACAGGCACCTCCAGATATTCCTTTTAGTAAACTTCACATAGATTATAGGAGCTCAGGTTTCAATCTTAATAGTTTCTATTACAGGCGTCTTTGAGTTTGCTTTAGCCACACttattgtttgttcatttgttttacatgtatCAAGTGTTCTTTTAGAAATGAACATTATTACTTCTTAGTTCAAACCTTCCACAGAACCATGGTGGTTGGTGGCCAGAAGGGTTCAAACCTGAGAAAATCAAGGGACAGCCTAGAGCTTGTACCACAGGACCAAGCAGCTATccacaataaaaaaagtttccctttcagaccttgcgatctatagggcagatgatgtaaaggtcatctgtttctgtggcccatggttaatgagggtgtcatgtggccagcacaacgactaaccgacTTTACTTACTACTGATTGGACATGAGGTGGTCCGAAAAGATATTTACTGATAATTATTTGtaatggaaaatatttttttctaattttaaaagaatacattcatattttaacaagaaaaacaacatataaaatACTTGTCAGgctgttgtcaggtaaaagaaataattgtgcaatgtttcagcttgattcgagattgggtgtcagagaaataaggtgtacaaactttttaccagacagaaagacatagtgagttgatatataggctttgtaaaaagggtTGTACCTTCAAACCCAAGGCAAT contains:
- the LOC106072969 gene encoding UDP-glucose 6-dehydrogenase-like isoform X3, which encodes MTITKVCCIGAGYVGGPSCAVIAHKCPNLTVTVVDQSTERIAQWNSDKLPIFEPQLDEVVKSCRGKNLFFSTDVDKGIREAELIFICVNTPTKTFGLGKGRAADLKYIESAARRIAEVAQNSKIVVEKSTVPVKAAESIANILSANVKPGVKYQVLSNPEFLAEGTAIADLLKPDRVLIGGDQSVEGVEAMEGLSWVYRHWVPSQNIITMNTWSSELSKLAANAFLAQRISSINAMSAICEATGADVEEVAHAVGTDSRIGPKFLKASVGFGGSCFQKDVLNMVYLCECLNLPEVAAYWQQVIDINDYQRKRFTKRIVDSLFNTVTSKRIAILGFAFKKDTGDTRESAAIYVSKYLLEEGANIRIYDPKVPEDQIISDLTSAEITDQPEKVHELVSICSDAYEAAEGSHALVICTEWDEFQTLDYQRIYNKMLKPAFIFDGRLILNHQKLLDMGFKVETIGKRLSRDQSKIVRTYANGTP
- the LOC106072969 gene encoding UDP-glucose 6-dehydrogenase-like isoform X1, with translation MFLETKGSLFLSEWNMTITKVCCIGAGYVGGPSCAVIAHKCPNLTVTVVDQSTERIAQWNSDKLPIFEPQLDEVVKSCRGKNLFFSTDVDKGIREAELIFICVNTPTKTFGLGKGRAADLKYIESAARRIAEVAQNSKIVVEKSTVPVKAAESIANILSANVKPGVKYQVLSNPEFLAEGTAIADLLKPDRVLIGGDQSVEGVEAMEGLSWVYRHWVPSQNIITMNTWSSELSKLAANAFLAQRISSINAMSAICEATGADVEEVAHAVGTDSRIGPKFLKASVGFGGSCFQKDVLNMVYLCECLNLPEVAAYWQQVIDINDYQRKRFTKRIVDSLFNTVTSKRIAILGFAFKKDTGDTRESAAIYVSKYLLEEGANIRIYDPKVPEDQIISDLTSAEITDQPEKVHELVSICSDAYEAAEGSHALVICTEWDEFQTLDYQRIYNKMLKPAFIFDGRLILNHQKLLDMGFKVETIGKRLSRDQSKIVRTYANGTP
- the LOC106072969 gene encoding UDP-glucose 6-dehydrogenase-like isoform X2, with protein sequence MYLREWNMTITKVCCIGAGYVGGPSCAVIAHKCPNLTVTVVDQSTERIAQWNSDKLPIFEPQLDEVVKSCRGKNLFFSTDVDKGIREAELIFICVNTPTKTFGLGKGRAADLKYIESAARRIAEVAQNSKIVVEKSTVPVKAAESIANILSANVKPGVKYQVLSNPEFLAEGTAIADLLKPDRVLIGGDQSVEGVEAMEGLSWVYRHWVPSQNIITMNTWSSELSKLAANAFLAQRISSINAMSAICEATGADVEEVAHAVGTDSRIGPKFLKASVGFGGSCFQKDVLNMVYLCECLNLPEVAAYWQQVIDINDYQRKRFTKRIVDSLFNTVTSKRIAILGFAFKKDTGDTRESAAIYVSKYLLEEGANIRIYDPKVPEDQIISDLTSAEITDQPEKVHELVSICSDAYEAAEGSHALVICTEWDEFQTLDYQRIYNKMLKPAFIFDGRLILNHQKLLDMGFKVETIGKRLSRDQSKIVRTYANGTP